A single window of Hyphomicrobiales bacterium DNA harbors:
- a CDS encoding Arylformamidase, with the protein MTDAPRLWSSLSTDEHEFQYNPQNAFPNFKDYQAGRAAPNRKAREELVSHRDIAYGDHPLHKVDVYPAAGSAGPAPVHVFFHGGYWRAQDKENFAFIAGTLVPLGITTVIANYELCPASTLDGVVDSALAAMEWTCRSIAEFGGDPNAITVSGHSAGAHLGAEVIATDWRTRGIDPAFLKGAALISGIYDPAAAIRTSVNAELHLDAAIAARHDVERRAPVIDCPVTILAGGVEPWHWIDQSFRYAHHLHRHGRDPETHVVPGYNHFDIINQYLDPRSPIIRAVVSRTLAGKRGA; encoded by the coding sequence ATGACCGACGCGCCGCGCCTGTGGTCGTCCTTGTCCACCGACGAGCACGAGTTTCAATACAACCCGCAGAACGCCTTTCCGAATTTCAAGGACTACCAGGCGGGGCGCGCCGCGCCGAACCGCAAGGCGCGCGAGGAGTTGGTCTCGCACCGCGACATCGCCTACGGCGACCACCCCCTGCATAAGGTCGACGTTTATCCTGCCGCGGGATCAGCCGGCCCGGCGCCGGTCCATGTGTTCTTTCACGGCGGGTATTGGCGGGCGCAGGACAAGGAAAATTTCGCCTTTATTGCCGGCACGCTGGTGCCGCTCGGCATCACGACGGTCATCGCCAATTACGAGCTCTGCCCGGCTTCGACCCTCGACGGGGTCGTTGATTCCGCACTCGCCGCCATGGAGTGGACCTGCCGCTCGATCGCGGAGTTCGGCGGAGATCCCAACGCGATCACCGTCTCCGGCCATTCCGCCGGCGCGCATCTCGGCGCCGAGGTCATCGCGACCGACTGGCGCACGCGCGGCATCGACCCGGCTTTCCTGAAGGGCGCGGCCCTGATCAGCGGCATCTACGATCCGGCAGCGGCGATCCGCACGAGCGTGAATGCGGAACTCCATCTCGATGCAGCGATCGCCGCGCGCCACGATGTCGAGCGACGCGCTCCGGTGATCGACTGCCCGGTGACCATACTCGCGGGAGGCGTGGAGCCCTGGCACTGGATCGACCAGTCGTTCCGCTATGCCCATCACCTCCACAGACATGGACGCGACCCGGAAACCCATGTGGTCCCCGGCTACAATCACTTCGATATCATCAACCAGTACCTCGATCCCCGGAGCCCGATCATCCGGGCCGTGGTGAGCCGCACGCTCGCTGGCAAACGGGGAGCATGA
- a CDS encoding conserved hypothetical protein (Evidence 4 : Unknown function but conserved in other organisms), giving the protein MTANSDTLPRITLHEHDLDGAPLDLPDSAYRFAYVETGLLTVEDTSGERTCAADDGLFLDGQARLRGDGRIWIYEVDPTGNAFRWDKSIILSHPLAVAFDGPWLMRADRIESPPGAATPRHGHRGPGIRRLVYGRLLAEVGDHIERIAAGQAWFETGTDPVIGTNINDGNNAFVRVMVLPAELEGGKSSFMPTTPDDALKPRAVTSRLFGERLIPEP; this is encoded by the coding sequence ATGACCGCAAATTCCGATACCCTGCCGCGCATCACGCTCCACGAGCACGACCTTGATGGCGCCCCCCTCGATCTGCCCGACAGCGCCTATCGCTTCGCCTATGTCGAGACGGGCCTTCTCACCGTCGAGGACACGAGCGGAGAGCGGACTTGCGCCGCCGACGACGGCCTGTTCCTGGATGGGCAAGCGCGATTGCGCGGCGATGGCCGGATCTGGATCTATGAAGTGGATCCGACGGGTAACGCCTTCAGATGGGACAAGAGCATCATCCTCTCCCATCCCCTCGCGGTTGCCTTCGATGGTCCCTGGCTCATGCGCGCGGACCGGATCGAATCGCCACCTGGCGCCGCCACGCCGCGCCATGGCCATCGCGGGCCGGGCATCCGCCGGCTCGTCTACGGGCGGCTCCTCGCCGAGGTCGGCGACCATATCGAGCGGATTGCGGCAGGTCAGGCGTGGTTTGAGACGGGCACTGATCCGGTCATCGGCACCAATATCAACGATGGCAACAACGCCTTCGTGCGCGTGATGGTGCTGCCGGCGGAGCTCGAAGGCGGCAAGAGTTCGTTCATGCCGACGACGCCCGACGATGCGTTGAAGCCGCGCGCCGTGACCAGTCGCCTGTTCGGCGAGCGCCTGATTCCAGAACCCTGA
- a CDS encoding LysR family transcriptional regulator, whose translation MDLRQLEYFLRVAQRCNISLAAAELNITQPTLTKSIKLLEDELGVKLFERLPRGVALTDVGLRLLRHAEAVHVQVRDASQEIASLRSGTFGTVTIGAGPAWLRRNLPLAVADVMKHHPGIQLRVEGGFDEALFRALRDGELDFVVAELPSPEDRRDVEVTPLTSDNLGVVCRAGHPLAGRRRIPMRDMLAFPWVMPPRTTRAHRRFDALFVTHDLPPPTSCVETGSLAFLINVLLHSDALTFTVSKTLVTREGKDLVMLDAPDLTVRREAGIVIRRGGWLSPAAQHVADALKAICDAEPEN comes from the coding sequence ATGGACCTGCGGCAGCTTGAGTATTTTCTGCGTGTTGCGCAGCGCTGCAACATCTCGCTGGCGGCCGCAGAGCTCAATATCACCCAGCCCACACTGACCAAGAGCATCAAGCTTCTGGAGGATGAACTCGGGGTCAAGCTGTTCGAGCGGTTGCCCCGCGGTGTCGCACTGACGGATGTCGGATTGCGCCTGCTGCGCCATGCCGAAGCGGTGCATGTTCAGGTGAGAGACGCCAGCCAGGAGATTGCCTCGCTCCGCAGTGGCACTTTCGGCACGGTCACAATTGGCGCGGGCCCCGCTTGGCTACGGCGGAACCTCCCTTTGGCGGTCGCCGACGTGATGAAGCATCATCCCGGCATCCAGCTCCGTGTCGAAGGCGGCTTCGACGAAGCGCTGTTCCGGGCCCTGCGCGACGGCGAACTGGACTTCGTGGTGGCGGAGCTTCCCTCCCCCGAGGACAGGCGCGATGTCGAGGTCACCCCGCTGACATCGGACAATCTCGGGGTGGTTTGCCGGGCGGGACATCCCCTCGCCGGCCGGCGCCGAATCCCGATGCGCGATATGCTCGCCTTTCCCTGGGTGATGCCCCCACGCACAACGCGCGCCCATCGCCGCTTCGATGCACTTTTCGTCACGCATGACCTTCCGCCACCGACGAGCTGCGTGGAAACAGGCTCACTCGCATTCCTCATCAACGTCCTTCTCCACTCCGACGCGCTGACCTTCACCGTGTCGAAGACCCTAGTCACGCGCGAAGGCAAGGACCTCGTCATGCTGGACGCGCCCGACCTCACCGTCCGGCGCGAAGCGGGCATCGTGATCCGGCGCGGTGGCTGGTTGTCGCCTGCCGCGCAGCATGTCGCGGACGCGTTGAAGGCAATCTGTGACGCTGAGCCGGAGAACTGA
- a CDS encoding Maltose/maltodextrin ABC transporter, substrate binding periplasmic protein MalE: protein MSHNRTFLSRRDMLAGAGAGLALSTLTTSHARAASVSPFTIVINQSPWFESFRKTVELYEKETGNKVELDVNPFAGSLEKQRNSVRASRGQYDLLIMNSGWFAEMYFGGFVDAISDIDPSFKLDPDVYSLGETIYFDPVKKTMTKTGKLMSMPISPLIPLLYYRGDLYKEAGLKAPTTFAELETNARHFQKPPRMYGIVQRGARGPHTVAYDFYPYLYGFGGGIFKDQAAGDYSVVLNDDKGRTALDYYVRLAKEAGHPKTASLDQAEVIQNMVTGKAAHIMMVIAAWSQMDDPAKSAVVDKVEFAPTPHAPGLPTAPGLGHWLGGIARNVPDDRKRAAVEFLRWFQTKDAQVATAKLGGIPINAAAYRDPISQERQFRWMKPLAESLPHAVNIYQFPEASEVIAILELGLNRAVAGEITSVEALNSMSDQIQTVMAKYNYNTGKLPPLR, encoded by the coding sequence ATGAGTCACAACAGGACTTTCTTGAGCCGCCGCGACATGCTGGCTGGCGCCGGGGCCGGCCTCGCGCTGTCGACGCTGACGACAAGCCACGCGAGGGCCGCGTCTGTCTCGCCATTCACCATCGTCATCAACCAGTCGCCCTGGTTCGAGAGCTTCCGCAAGACGGTCGAACTCTACGAGAAGGAAACCGGCAACAAGGTCGAGCTGGACGTCAATCCCTTCGCCGGCTCCCTTGAGAAGCAGCGCAATTCCGTGCGCGCGTCGCGTGGCCAGTACGATCTCCTCATCATGAACTCGGGCTGGTTCGCGGAGATGTATTTCGGCGGCTTCGTCGACGCCATCTCGGACATCGACCCAAGCTTTAAGCTCGATCCGGATGTCTACTCGCTAGGCGAGACAATCTACTTTGATCCGGTCAAGAAGACGATGACGAAGACTGGCAAATTGATGTCGATGCCGATCTCGCCGTTGATCCCTCTCCTCTACTATCGCGGCGACCTCTACAAAGAGGCAGGCCTCAAAGCGCCCACAACCTTCGCCGAATTGGAAACGAACGCGCGCCATTTCCAGAAGCCCCCGCGCATGTACGGCATCGTCCAGCGTGGCGCACGCGGCCCGCATACGGTCGCCTACGACTTCTATCCCTATCTCTACGGCTTCGGCGGCGGCATCTTCAAGGACCAGGCCGCCGGCGACTATTCCGTTGTCCTGAACGACGACAAGGGACGCACGGCGCTCGACTACTATGTCCGCCTCGCCAAGGAGGCAGGCCATCCGAAGACCGCCTCGCTCGACCAGGCCGAGGTCATCCAGAACATGGTGACCGGCAAGGCAGCCCATATCATGATGGTCATCGCGGCGTGGTCCCAGATGGACGATCCCGCCAAATCGGCTGTCGTCGACAAGGTCGAATTCGCGCCGACACCCCACGCTCCCGGGCTGCCGACCGCACCCGGCCTCGGCCATTGGCTCGGCGGCATTGCCCGTAATGTTCCCGATGATCGCAAGCGGGCCGCGGTCGAATTCCTGCGCTGGTTCCAGACCAAGGATGCGCAGGTCGCGACGGCGAAGCTCGGCGGCATTCCGATCAATGCTGCAGCCTATCGCGATCCCATCTCCCAGGAACGGCAGTTCCGCTGGATGAAGCCCCTGGCGGAATCCCTGCCGCATGCGGTGAACATCTACCAGTTTCCCGAAGCTAGCGAAGTCATCGCCATACTCGAGCTCGGCCTCAACCGCGCGGTCGCCGGCGAGATCACATCGGTCGAGGCTCTCAACTCGATGTCGGACCAGATCCAGACCGTCATGGCGAAGTACAATTACAATACCGGCAAGTTGCCGCCATTGCGCTGA
- a CDS encoding Multiple sugar transport system permease protein: MASRSIAIPAPPVAVRRSSTTATLGDDRTWRWATFGPALLLMLALSILPLANLLATSFYNVTWAEGAATWTPVGLEHYRALPEDALFRAGLLNTLIFAVGAVGGQMVIGFALALLCSRVAHGRIIYRTVFILPILIPGIVVGAIWKLMLNYDFGLINQAIGLIGMDPRDWLGASETALASVIVVDIWHWTPFCFLLFLAGLESLPQDVYEAARVDGASGWQELVYITLPMMWPAIVVTFAFRLVLAFKVFDEVYLLTSGGPGTATEVVSFTLYQRFFTEDRVGYGAAMSIAVIFIVSLLLVLALTTRRRSEASP; this comes from the coding sequence ATGGCCTCACGCAGCATCGCAATCCCCGCTCCGCCAGTCGCGGTGCGGAGATCCTCCACCACTGCAACGCTCGGCGACGACCGCACGTGGCGCTGGGCGACCTTCGGCCCGGCGCTGCTTTTGATGCTGGCGCTGAGTATCCTGCCCCTGGCCAATTTGCTGGCCACAAGCTTCTACAATGTCACCTGGGCTGAGGGGGCCGCGACCTGGACGCCGGTCGGCCTCGAGCATTACCGGGCGCTGCCTGAGGATGCCCTGTTTCGCGCCGGCCTCCTCAACACGCTCATCTTCGCGGTCGGCGCCGTCGGCGGCCAGATGGTCATCGGCTTCGCGCTCGCCCTGCTCTGCAGCCGTGTCGCCCATGGCCGCATCATCTATCGTACCGTCTTTATCCTGCCGATCCTCATCCCCGGGATCGTCGTCGGCGCCATCTGGAAGCTGATGCTGAACTACGACTTCGGCCTCATCAACCAGGCGATCGGCCTCATCGGCATGGATCCCCGCGACTGGCTGGGAGCCAGTGAGACGGCGCTCGCCTCGGTCATCGTGGTCGACATCTGGCACTGGACGCCGTTCTGCTTCCTGCTCTTCCTCGCAGGTCTCGAATCCCTGCCGCAGGACGTCTACGAGGCCGCCCGCGTCGACGGCGCCTCCGGCTGGCAGGAACTCGTCTATATCACCCTGCCGATGATGTGGCCGGCCATAGTCGTCACCTTCGCCTTCCGCCTGGTGCTGGCCTTCAAGGTCTTCGACGAGGTTTATCTGCTCACGAGCGGCGGGCCCGGCACGGCCACGGAAGTTGTCAGCTTCACGCTCTACCAGCGCTTTTTCACGGAGGATCGCGTTGGCTACGGCGCCGCGATGTCGATCGCCGTGATCTTCATCGTCTCGCTGTTGCTCGTGCTGGCGCTGACGACCCGGCGGCGTTCGGAGGCTTCGCCATGA
- a CDS encoding Multiple sugar transport system permease protein — MRTGFAAPRHIGSHAFLIAAAIAVVAPVVWVIAAGFRTQISLLTGEFFFTPVLTSFAEVLFSKTSDFLVNYRNSLVVGLISTALCLLIATLAAWSLHRMRWPSWVVHVFLAWALLFHMIPPIALAGAWFTMARAVGLDNTFTALILAHTVLNLPMALWLMGVFVREVPRELEEAAAIDGASTPLLLRKIVLPIIAPGLAATGVLTFVFSWNEFAVALNLTMKQTATVPVAIAKFAQDFEILYTQMAASAALSILPALVLLLIGQRYIVKGLTQGAVK, encoded by the coding sequence ATGAGAACGGGTTTCGCCGCGCCCCGCCATATCGGTAGCCACGCCTTCCTGATCGCGGCAGCGATTGCCGTGGTCGCGCCCGTCGTCTGGGTCATTGCCGCCGGCTTCCGTACGCAGATTTCTCTGCTTACGGGTGAGTTCTTCTTCACACCGGTCCTCACGAGTTTCGCGGAGGTCCTGTTCTCGAAGACTTCCGATTTCCTGGTCAACTACCGGAACTCGCTGGTTGTCGGCCTCATCAGCACAGCGCTATGCCTCCTGATCGCGACGCTGGCGGCCTGGTCCCTTCATCGCATGCGGTGGCCAAGCTGGGTCGTCCATGTCTTCCTGGCCTGGGCGCTTCTCTTCCACATGATCCCGCCGATCGCGCTCGCGGGGGCCTGGTTCACGATGGCGCGTGCGGTGGGGCTCGATAACACCTTCACGGCGCTGATCCTCGCCCATACCGTGCTCAACCTGCCGATGGCGCTCTGGCTCATGGGGGTGTTCGTGCGCGAGGTGCCGCGGGAACTCGAGGAGGCAGCGGCGATCGATGGCGCATCGACGCCCCTTCTCCTGCGCAAGATCGTGCTGCCGATCATCGCGCCCGGCCTCGCCGCCACCGGCGTCCTGACCTTCGTCTTCAGCTGGAACGAATTCGCGGTGGCGCTCAACCTCACCATGAAGCAGACAGCGACGGTGCCGGTCGCCATCGCCAAATTCGCGCAGGACTTCGAGATCCTCTACACGCAGATGGCAGCGAGTGCGGCCCTGTCGATACTGCCGGCGCTCGTCCTTCTGCTCATCGGCCAACGTTATATCGTCAAGGGACTGACCCAAGGCGCGGTGAAATAA
- a CDS encoding Arylsulfatase A-like enzyme has product MKAVFVLFDSLNRHMLGAYGGTRVPTPNFDRLAARSMAFDTHYVGSLPCMPARRDMLTGRLTFLHRSWGPLEPFDNAFPELLHNAGVYSHLITDHFHYWEDGGATYHNRYDTYEFVRGQEGDPWKAMVQPHWERLREMYHARQFTSERREYFSQNIINREFIREEKDFPSVQCFAHGFEFLDRNRDADNWLLQIETFDPHEPFTAPARFKQAFDTGWTGPIRDWPRYGRVDELPEECEELRANYYAIVSMCDFLMGELLDYFDKHDLWKDTALVVTTDHGFLLGEHDFWAKNRMNLYEEIAHIPLFVHDPRHPRDGERCGALTQSVDLAPTFLDLFGVASAPEMEGRSLLAAARGEQLREAALFGYFGGAVNVADGRYTYHRFPADLSKQEIYQYTLMPTHIFSPFSTEELSQASLSNGFPFTKGAKVLKVPVTDRSPMYNVYGPGALIENGTRLYDLVTDPGQERPLADPDAEQRLTTLMSRLMADNEAPPEAFARLGLETPALQETEEAAAGR; this is encoded by the coding sequence ATGAAAGCAGTCTTTGTTCTGTTCGATTCCCTCAATCGTCATATGCTCGGGGCCTATGGCGGCACGCGCGTGCCGACCCCGAATTTCGATCGGCTCGCCGCCCGGAGCATGGCCTTCGACACCCACTATGTCGGTAGCCTCCCCTGCATGCCGGCGCGCCGCGACATGCTCACCGGCCGGTTGACATTTCTCCACCGCAGTTGGGGGCCTCTGGAGCCTTTCGACAATGCCTTTCCAGAACTCCTCCATAATGCCGGCGTATACAGCCATCTGATCACCGACCACTTCCATTATTGGGAGGATGGTGGGGCGACCTACCATAATCGCTACGACACTTATGAGTTCGTGCGCGGGCAGGAAGGTGATCCCTGGAAAGCGATGGTCCAGCCCCATTGGGAGCGACTGCGGGAGATGTATCATGCCCGCCAGTTCACCTCTGAGCGGCGCGAGTATTTTTCGCAGAACATCATAAATAGGGAATTCATAAGGGAAGAGAAAGACTTCCCCTCGGTTCAATGCTTCGCGCACGGCTTCGAGTTCCTTGATCGCAACCGGGATGCGGACAACTGGCTGCTGCAGATCGAGACCTTCGATCCGCATGAGCCCTTCACGGCGCCTGCCCGCTTCAAGCAGGCGTTCGATACTGGCTGGACCGGACCGATCCGTGACTGGCCTCGCTATGGCCGCGTCGACGAATTGCCGGAAGAATGCGAGGAGCTGCGCGCGAACTATTACGCCATCGTCTCGATGTGTGATTTTCTCATGGGCGAGCTGCTCGATTACTTCGACAAACATGACCTGTGGAAGGACACGGCTCTCGTCGTCACCACGGATCATGGCTTTCTGCTCGGCGAACACGACTTCTGGGCGAAAAACCGCATGAACCTCTATGAGGAGATCGCCCATATCCCACTCTTCGTGCACGATCCCCGCCACCCGCGGGATGGCGAACGCTGCGGGGCGCTTACCCAATCGGTCGATCTCGCGCCTACTTTTCTCGATCTCTTCGGCGTTGCATCCGCGCCCGAAATGGAAGGGCGCTCCCTGCTCGCTGCCGCGCGCGGCGAACAACTCCGCGAGGCGGCCTTGTTCGGCTATTTCGGCGGCGCCGTGAACGTTGCCGACGGTCGTTACACGTACCATCGCTTCCCAGCGGATCTGAGCAAGCAAGAGATCTATCAGTATACGCTGATGCCGACCCATATATTCTCGCCGTTCTCGACGGAAGAACTGTCACAGGCGAGCCTCTCCAACGGCTTTCCCTTCACGAAGGGCGCGAAAGTTCTGAAAGTGCCCGTCACCGATCGCTCGCCGATGTATAACGTCTACGGTCCTGGCGCGCTCATCGAGAACGGGACCAGGCTCTATGATCTCGTCACCGATCCCGGACAGGAGCGGCCGCTGGCCGACCCCGATGCGGAGCAACGGCTGACGACCTTGATGAGCCGCTTGATGGCGGACAACGAAGCCCCGCCTGAGGCCTTCGCGCGTCTTGGCCTTGAGACGCCTGCCCTCCAAGAAACCGAGGAGGCTGCGGCAGGGCGATGA
- a CDS encoding Galactose mutarotase-like enzyme, with product MKAAPIRMRSGDLRQFAAVRRITLDDGPERGVRALAFSSGGGLDFWVLSDRSLDIGPLWWRGLPLAWQAPAGFSSPALHDAEGDRGFGFNRSFSGFLVTCGLDHIRQPANGHPLHGRLPFTPARVTAYGEDWDRDEPVLFCEGEVVQARFGGEAFRLTRRIEAVIGGSCLSITDEVENIGTSPTPQASLYHFNLGFPALADGTRVERNGQRLLGPLVVPDPAASRDSIATAIEHGDVASCRVSTPSLGTAGLGIDFTWGRESLPYLQLWHDLRPHACVLGIEPCTSARQEGGLSGPENKLMPGERRIYQLRVTMRELSDAVDVTEL from the coding sequence ATGAAGGCTGCCCCCATCAGGATGCGATCCGGCGACCTGCGGCAGTTCGCGGCTGTCCGCCGGATCACGCTGGACGATGGCCCGGAACGCGGTGTCCGGGCGCTCGCCTTTTCCTCGGGTGGCGGGCTCGATTTCTGGGTGCTGTCTGACCGCTCGCTTGACATCGGCCCGCTCTGGTGGCGTGGCCTGCCGCTGGCCTGGCAGGCTCCCGCTGGCTTCAGCAGCCCCGCCCTGCACGATGCCGAGGGCGACCGCGGCTTCGGCTTCAATAGAAGCTTCTCAGGCTTTCTGGTCACCTGCGGGCTCGACCATATCCGGCAGCCCGCCAATGGCCATCCCCTTCACGGCAGGCTGCCCTTCACGCCCGCGCGGGTGACGGCTTATGGCGAGGATTGGGACCGTGACGAGCCCGTCCTTTTCTGCGAGGGGGAAGTCGTCCAGGCGCGCTTCGGCGGAGAAGCCTTCCGTCTCACAAGACGCATCGAGGCGGTTATCGGTGGAAGCTGCCTTTCCATCACGGATGAGGTGGAGAATATCGGCACATCTCCAACCCCCCAGGCGAGCCTCTACCACTTCAATCTGGGCTTCCCCGCGCTTGCCGATGGAACACGCGTCGAGCGCAATGGGCAGCGTCTGCTCGGTCCTCTCGTGGTGCCGGACCCGGCCGCATCCCGCGACAGCATCGCGACGGCGATCGAGCACGGCGACGTTGCAAGCTGCCGGGTATCAACGCCGTCGCTTGGCACCGCCGGGCTCGGCATCGACTTCACCTGGGGGCGGGAATCCCTCCCCTATCTGCAGCTCTGGCACGATCTGCGCCCCCATGCCTGCGTGCTCGGCATAGAGCCTTGCACCAGCGCGCGGCAGGAGGGTGGACTGAGCGGTCCAGAAAATAAGCTCATGCCCGGTGAAAGGCGTATTTACCAATTACGAGTCACTATGCGGGAACTATCTGACGCTGTTGATGTAACCGAGTTGTAG
- a CDS encoding conserved hypothetical protein (Evidence 4 : Unknown function but conserved in other organisms), with product MRIWGKASQEARLGKRLATLTKLLQTIRQKRDGYRPERHYMRGPGPKALAKGRPQGAP from the coding sequence ATGAGGATCTGGGGAAAGGCCTCACAGGAGGCCAGGTTGGGCAAGCGCCTCGCCACATTAACGAAATTGCTGCAGACGATCCGGCAGAAGCGAGACGGCTACCGTCCGGAGCGTCATTACATGCGCGGTCCAGGGCCGAAGGCGCTGGCAAAGGGCCGCCCCCAGGGCGCTCCCTAA
- a CDS encoding N-methylhydantoinase B has product MSSIEPLDTTIDPVTFSVVWGGLLSTAAEMGSTLLRTAYSMTVREGSDFSTGVFDAEGNMVAQGDYSPGHLGSMAFTVRRMLDYYPVGSLGPGDAVICNDPTIGSGHLPDFFMVTPVYLGERLVGYAVNIAHHIDVGGSAPGSEEVVGVRETCQEGIRFLPTLLFKNGEPNREILRIVEANVRIKDVIGDLHAQFAANMVGANRIRALAEQYGPEQFATCMRQILVQSQEAMLAAIDELPKGTYHFCDKLDDVGPGTEPVHMQMALTIAEDRIICDFTGTGPQREAGMNAYMQYTRSYCIAAIKSVTLPRAPQNFGIIRCIEIRAPEGSFVNPRPGAASGARAVTANRIYEVVMGALAQVVPDRVITASSGFCNPKVSGTVSPFTGKPFLAWMSAVGGVGAHRHRDGQEATTSPTNGTNTPVEVQEMNAPVFIERMELIPDSAGAGRFRGGMALRKDLRLVADVGLVTNLGDRYENHPYGLEGGLSGTCAATVLNPDTPEARYLHSKGTYALKKGDVLSMRTAGAGGFGDPKLRDPERVLGDVRAGLVSIQTARDIYAVAIRPDPLAIDEAATAKLRATTSPSVLEQAS; this is encoded by the coding sequence ATGAGCTCTATCGAACCATTGGACACGACCATCGACCCCGTGACCTTCTCGGTGGTCTGGGGCGGCCTTCTGTCGACGGCTGCGGAAATGGGCAGCACGCTCTTGCGCACCGCCTATTCCATGACCGTGCGTGAAGGATCCGACTTCTCCACCGGCGTCTTTGACGCGGAGGGCAATATGGTGGCGCAGGGCGACTACAGCCCCGGCCATCTCGGCTCGATGGCCTTCACCGTGCGCCGGATGCTGGACTACTATCCCGTGGGGAGCCTCGGGCCAGGCGACGCGGTGATCTGCAATGACCCGACGATCGGCTCAGGTCATCTCCCCGACTTCTTCATGGTGACGCCCGTCTATCTCGGCGAGCGGCTGGTCGGCTACGCCGTTAATATCGCCCACCATATCGATGTCGGCGGCAGCGCCCCAGGTAGCGAGGAAGTCGTGGGCGTCCGCGAGACGTGCCAGGAAGGCATCCGCTTCCTCCCGACCCTTCTGTTCAAGAACGGAGAGCCGAACCGCGAGATCCTGCGGATCGTCGAGGCCAATGTGCGCATCAAGGACGTGATTGGCGACCTCCACGCGCAGTTCGCCGCCAATATGGTCGGTGCCAACCGCATCCGCGCGCTGGCCGAGCAATATGGCCCCGAGCAGTTTGCGACCTGCATGCGGCAGATCCTGGTGCAGAGCCAGGAAGCCATGTTGGCGGCTATCGACGAACTGCCCAAGGGGACTTATCACTTCTGCGACAAGCTTGATGACGTCGGGCCGGGTACAGAGCCGGTCCATATGCAGATGGCCCTGACCATCGCCGAGGATCGCATCATCTGCGACTTCACAGGCACAGGTCCGCAGCGCGAAGCCGGCATGAACGCCTATATGCAATACACGCGCTCCTATTGCATCGCGGCGATCAAATCCGTCACGCTACCGCGGGCACCGCAGAACTTCGGCATCATCCGTTGCATCGAGATCCGGGCGCCCGAGGGCAGCTTCGTCAATCCGCGGCCGGGAGCGGCGAGCGGCGCGCGCGCCGTGACCGCCAACCGCATCTATGAAGTGGTGATGGGCGCCCTCGCGCAGGTTGTGCCCGACCGGGTGATCACGGCGAGCTCCGGCTTCTGCAACCCCAAGGTCAGTGGAACGGTCAGCCCCTTCACCGGCAAGCCGTTCCTGGCGTGGATGTCGGCTGTCGGCGGTGTCGGCGCCCATCGTCATCGCGACGGCCAGGAGGCGACGACCTCGCCCACCAACGGCACCAATACGCCGGTCGAGGTGCAGGAGATGAATGCGCCGGTCTTCATCGAGCGCATGGAGCTTATCCCCGATTCAGCCGGGGCCGGCCGTTTTCGCGGCGGCATGGCGTTGCGCAAGGACCTGCGCCTCGTCGCCGACGTCGGGCTGGTCACCAATCTCGGAGATCGTTACGAAAACCACCCCTATGGGCTGGAAGGCGGGCTGTCCGGCACCTGCGCCGCCACCGTCCTCAACCCTGACACGCCGGAGGCGCGCTATCTCCATTCCAAGGGAACCTACGCCCTCAAGAAGGGAGACGTGCTCAGCATGCGCACGGCCGGCGCCGGTGGCTTCGGCGATCCGAAGCTCCGCGATCCGGAGCGTGTGCTGGGTGATGTACGCGCCGGTCTCGTCTCGATCCAGACGGCGCGTGATATCTACGCCGTGGCCATTCGTCCGGACCCGCTCGCCATTGATGAAGCGGCGACAGCGAAGCTGCGCGCCACCACCTCTCCAAGCGTTCTCGAACAGGCGAGCTGA